The proteins below are encoded in one region of Legionella antarctica:
- a CDS encoding ATP-binding cassette domain-containing protein has translation MSIVSLNGVTLILAGNRLLDQADWQIQAQERIALVGRNGAGKSTLLKLLQGDLIPDSGQIHQLSGLRIAGLTQEVPITGKESVYHFLVKSLGEVGEVLAQFNELSQQEDMDKLAQCQQKMDNLHAWDLLPKIETMASRLGINITDQMNNLSGGMKRRVLLGAALIATPDLLLLDEPTNHLDIEAIEWLESYLKSFAGNVVVVTHDREFLGQVANRIVEIDRGKLYQHECDYETYLDRRESIRLSEQKQNDLFDKRLAEEEVWIRTGVKARRTRNEGRVRALKALREEYKARRNQVGTVKSLALDVTRSGSMVIEAKQVNFVIANKTIVRDFSLLLTRGDKLGIIGPNGCGKTTLVRLLLGELEPDSGTIKQGTSLNVAYFDQLRRHLQEDQTVMFNVGDGADYVTINGKQKHVASYLREFLFPPERFNQPVSSLSGGERNRLLLAKLFAKPVNLLVMDEPTNDLDIETLELLENMLMEYPGTLILISHDRAFINQVVTSVLVYEEEGQFGEFVGGYDEYRMHRKQQREVAVKAASTKRTNSANKLSFNEQRELSQLPQKIEQLEKKIANLQLQMADPQFYQQDAQLISQVGQQLAKEEALLAVAFARWEALEERQ, from the coding sequence ATGAGTATAGTTTCCCTTAATGGTGTCACCCTTATTTTGGCTGGAAATCGTTTGCTGGATCAGGCTGATTGGCAAATTCAAGCCCAGGAGAGAATTGCCTTGGTAGGACGTAATGGCGCTGGCAAATCAACTCTGCTTAAGCTGTTACAAGGAGATCTTATTCCTGATAGTGGCCAGATTCACCAATTGTCTGGGTTACGCATAGCGGGATTAACTCAGGAGGTACCGATTACCGGAAAGGAGTCTGTCTATCATTTTCTGGTGAAAAGCTTAGGTGAAGTGGGCGAGGTTTTAGCTCAATTTAATGAATTATCCCAGCAAGAAGATATGGATAAGCTAGCTCAATGTCAGCAAAAAATGGATAATTTACATGCATGGGATTTATTACCCAAGATTGAAACGATGGCGAGTAGGCTGGGTATTAACATCACCGATCAAATGAATAATTTATCAGGTGGTATGAAACGACGAGTTTTACTTGGAGCCGCACTCATTGCCACCCCAGATTTATTGTTATTAGATGAGCCAACTAACCATTTGGATATTGAAGCGATTGAATGGCTGGAATCATATTTAAAGAGCTTTGCAGGCAATGTGGTAGTTGTAACCCATGATAGGGAGTTTTTAGGCCAGGTAGCCAATAGGATTGTTGAAATTGATAGAGGAAAACTGTATCAGCATGAGTGTGATTATGAAACTTATTTAGACAGGCGCGAATCAATAAGACTCAGTGAGCAAAAACAAAATGATTTATTCGATAAGAGATTAGCCGAGGAAGAAGTTTGGATTCGTACAGGAGTTAAAGCCAGACGAACACGTAATGAAGGCCGTGTGCGTGCATTAAAAGCCCTGAGAGAGGAATATAAAGCGCGTCGTAATCAAGTAGGCACAGTAAAATCCTTGGCTTTGGATGTCACCCGATCAGGTTCTATGGTGATAGAAGCTAAGCAAGTTAACTTTGTAATCGCCAATAAAACAATTGTTAGAGATTTCTCTTTACTACTAACTCGCGGTGATAAGCTTGGAATTATTGGTCCTAACGGATGTGGTAAAACTACATTGGTACGTTTGTTATTAGGGGAGTTAGAACCAGATTCTGGAACAATAAAACAAGGCACTTCGTTAAATGTTGCCTATTTTGATCAATTACGTCGCCATCTTCAAGAGGATCAAACGGTGATGTTCAACGTTGGGGATGGGGCGGATTATGTGACGATTAATGGCAAGCAAAAACATGTTGCCAGTTATTTGCGTGAATTTTTATTTCCTCCAGAACGATTTAATCAACCTGTTTCCTCTTTATCCGGTGGTGAAAGGAACAGATTGCTATTAGCCAAGTTATTTGCAAAGCCTGTCAATCTGTTGGTCATGGACGAACCTACTAACGATTTGGATATTGAAACTTTAGAGCTTTTGGAAAATATGCTTATGGAATATCCAGGCACTTTAATCTTGATTAGCCATGATAGAGCATTTATTAATCAGGTAGTCACCAGTGTGCTGGTTTATGAGGAAGAGGGACAATTTGGCGAGTTTGTCGGGGGCTATGACGAATATAGAATGCATAGAAAGCAACAACGTGAGGTAGCAGTAAAGGCAGCAAGTACGAAACGTACTAATTCAGCTAACAAGTTGAGCTTCAATGAACAGCGTGAACTGTCTCAACTACCCCAGAAAATTGAGCAATTGGAAAAGAAAATAGCGAACTTGCAGTTGCAAATGGCCGATCCACAATTTTATCAGCAGGATGCTCAGCTTATTTCACAGGTTGGCCAACAGTTAGCAAAAGAAGAAGCTTTATTGGCGGTTGCTTTTGCACGATGGGAAGCTCTGGAAGAGAGGCAATAA
- a CDS encoding retropepsin-like aspartic protease family protein, with amino-acid sequence MSNDQYDRTGRIMFLFVWIILFAGLFLFFYYHQKSENTVYSSNHTEMILSADKEGHYHIKGRINEYPVEFLVDTGATLVAIPQALADRLHIRGRYPIKMFTANGEVTGSLTRLKQLSVGEFILKDVKAVIIPGNDNSLVLLGMNVLSQFNMVQQDMRLILKRNQ; translated from the coding sequence ATGAGTAACGATCAATACGATCGCACAGGACGTATTATGTTCCTGTTTGTTTGGATTATCTTGTTTGCTGGTTTATTTTTATTTTTTTATTATCATCAAAAATCAGAAAATACTGTTTACTCCTCTAATCATACTGAAATGATATTAAGTGCGGATAAAGAAGGTCATTATCACATTAAAGGACGGATTAATGAGTATCCGGTTGAATTTCTAGTTGATACGGGAGCAACGTTAGTTGCAATTCCCCAGGCTCTTGCAGACCGTTTGCATATTAGAGGACGTTATCCAATAAAAATGTTCACAGCGAATGGAGAAGTTACGGGTTCTTTAACTCGTCTCAAGCAGCTATCGGTTGGCGAATTTATTTTGAAAGACGTTAAAGCAGTGATTATTCCCGGCAATGACAACAGTTTGGTTTTGCTTGGGATGAATGTGCTGTCACAATTTAATATGGTGCAACAGGATATGCGACTCATATTGAAACGAAATCAGTAG
- a CDS encoding RidA family protein, translating to MQPINTKWAPEAIGTYSQAIRCGDTVYLSGQIPLDPKTMQICSEDIKLQISQVLDNLSAVCEAAGGTLANIVKLSVYLTDLSHFPLINDAMSRYFVEPYPARAAIGVSALPRGAQVEMDGIMVLYSSSS from the coding sequence ATGCAACCAATTAACACGAAATGGGCACCAGAAGCTATAGGCACATACAGCCAGGCAATACGCTGCGGAGATACCGTATATCTTTCAGGTCAAATTCCGTTAGATCCCAAAACCATGCAAATTTGCAGTGAGGATATTAAGCTACAGATTAGTCAGGTGTTAGATAATTTATCTGCAGTATGTGAGGCAGCAGGTGGGACTTTAGCTAATATAGTGAAACTATCTGTTTATTTGACCGATCTAAGTCATTTCCCCCTGATTAATGACGCGATGAGTCGTTATTTCGTTGAGCCATATCCAGCCAGAGCTGCAATAGGGGTTTCTGCTTTACCTCGTGGTGCTCAAGTAGAAATGGATGGTATTATGGTTTTGTATTCTTCGAGTAGTTGA
- the spoT gene encoding bifunctional GTP diphosphokinase/guanosine-3',5'-bis pyrophosphate 3'-pyrophosphohydrolase: MLDIREYCVSYFKELDEELKCYLEQAQIEKCYQAYLVAEKAHHGQMRRSGEPYITHPVAAALILARMRLDYQTIMATLLHDVVEDTAISKEDLTRQFGEDVTALVDGVTKLTKIKFESKAEAQAENFRKMVLAMVKDIRVIIVKLADRLHNMRTLGAMPSAKRRRIAIETLEIYAPIANRLGMHSIYVGLEDLGFQALYPMRYRAIKSAVEKSRGNRRELTQTIEKDLQHALAQLKIPYEQVFGRQKHLYSIYRKMRLKKASFTEITDVFAFRVITEDIDSCYRILGALHCTYKPVPQRFKDYIGIPKANGYQSLHTTLFGPFGVPLEVQIRTREMDKVADNGVAAHWIYKSSGLEINEAQLRAKEWVQSLLEMQRSTGSSLEFIENVKIDLFPDEVYVFTPKGHIMELPKGATPVDFAYTVHSGVGNSCVAAKVNRRLVPLSIPLSNGQTVEVITAPGAHPNPSWLNFVVTGKARSNIRHFLKSQQHSESIILGKRLLEQSLIELSSDYAKVPPESLQALLSDLHYKTNDDLLYSIGIGNQMAMVIAKRLVVTQESDELDRNNKPRPLAIKGTEGMVVHFGECCQPIPGDNIVGKFQQGRGIIVHSSDCSSLKTSRSHPEQFIALRWDEKIQGEYWVDITVDVANERGVLAALATAISEADSNIGNINVDPRDGRHNAVTFSISVNDRTHLARVMRRLRANKVVMRLYRKKQGEN, encoded by the coding sequence ATGTTGGACATTAGGGAGTATTGCGTGAGCTACTTTAAGGAGCTCGATGAAGAGCTTAAATGCTACCTTGAGCAGGCGCAAATAGAAAAATGTTACCAAGCATATCTAGTTGCTGAAAAAGCACACCATGGCCAAATGCGCCGTTCAGGCGAACCCTATATTACACATCCAGTAGCTGCTGCCTTGATCCTTGCAAGAATGAGGTTAGATTATCAAACCATAATGGCTACTTTACTCCATGATGTAGTTGAAGATACTGCTATTAGTAAAGAGGACTTAACCCGTCAATTTGGTGAGGATGTAACTGCCTTGGTTGACGGAGTAACCAAATTAACAAAAATAAAATTTGAATCGAAAGCAGAGGCTCAGGCAGAAAATTTTCGTAAAATGGTTTTAGCCATGGTTAAAGACATACGCGTTATTATCGTCAAACTGGCTGACCGTTTACATAATATGCGTACATTAGGTGCTATGCCTTCTGCCAAGCGACGTCGCATTGCTATAGAAACGCTTGAAATTTATGCACCGATTGCCAACCGTCTGGGGATGCACTCCATTTATGTGGGCCTTGAAGATTTAGGTTTCCAGGCTTTATATCCCATGAGATATAGAGCTATAAAATCCGCGGTAGAAAAATCCAGAGGTAACAGGCGAGAATTAACTCAAACAATCGAAAAAGATTTACAGCATGCTTTAGCCCAGCTTAAAATTCCTTATGAACAAGTATTTGGCAGACAAAAGCATTTATATAGCATTTATCGTAAGATGCGCTTAAAAAAGGCCTCTTTTACTGAAATTACTGATGTTTTTGCTTTTCGAGTGATTACAGAGGATATCGACTCTTGTTATCGGATTTTGGGTGCCTTACATTGTACTTACAAACCTGTTCCACAACGCTTTAAAGATTATATTGGCATCCCCAAGGCTAATGGATATCAGTCCTTGCATACTACTTTATTTGGTCCTTTTGGCGTTCCACTGGAAGTACAAATACGCACTCGTGAAATGGATAAGGTAGCAGATAACGGGGTAGCCGCTCATTGGATCTATAAGTCCTCTGGTCTTGAAATAAATGAAGCGCAATTACGAGCAAAAGAATGGGTGCAGAGTTTGTTGGAAATGCAGCGCAGCACTGGAAGCTCCCTTGAATTTATTGAGAATGTAAAAATCGATTTGTTTCCTGATGAGGTGTATGTATTTACTCCAAAAGGGCATATTATGGAGTTGCCTAAAGGGGCCACACCGGTAGACTTTGCCTACACAGTGCATTCAGGGGTAGGAAACAGTTGTGTTGCCGCTAAGGTGAACAGGCGCTTGGTACCACTGAGTATCCCTTTATCTAATGGTCAAACAGTTGAAGTGATTACGGCTCCTGGCGCTCACCCTAACCCTTCATGGCTCAATTTTGTTGTGACCGGTAAGGCGCGCTCTAATATTCGTCATTTTTTAAAAAGTCAGCAGCATTCGGAGTCCATTATTTTAGGAAAACGTTTGTTAGAACAATCACTAATTGAATTATCCAGTGATTACGCTAAAGTACCCCCCGAATCGCTTCAGGCATTATTGAGTGATTTGCACTACAAGACGAATGATGATTTATTGTATTCAATAGGGATAGGTAACCAAATGGCAATGGTTATTGCCAAACGCCTGGTGGTTACCCAGGAGTCTGATGAGCTTGATAGGAACAATAAACCGCGACCTTTGGCAATTAAGGGGACCGAAGGCATGGTGGTGCATTTTGGCGAATGTTGCCAACCGATACCTGGCGATAATATTGTAGGTAAATTCCAGCAAGGCAGAGGTATAATTGTACATTCCAGTGATTGCTCTTCCTTGAAAACGTCGCGCAGTCATCCAGAGCAATTTATTGCCTTGCGTTGGGATGAGAAAATTCAGGGAGAGTACTGGGTTGATATTACTGTGGATGTTGCCAACGAACGCGGTGTATTAGCAGCCTTGGCAACCGCCATTTCTGAAGCAGACTCTAATATAGGTAATATAAATGTGGATCCACGTGATGGACGCCATAATGCGGTTACTTTTTCTATTAGCGTTAATGACCGGACACACCTGGCTCGGGTTATGCGCAGGTTAAGGGCAAATAAAGTAGTAATGCGGCTCTATAGAAAAAAACAAGGGGAGAATTGA
- the rpoZ gene encoding DNA-directed RNA polymerase subunit omega: MARVTVEDCLENVANRFELVMVASKRARQIAVRGDQPMVEWENDKPTVVALREIAEGFVTADILDKE, translated from the coding sequence ATGGCACGAGTAACAGTTGAAGATTGTTTAGAAAACGTTGCAAATCGATTCGAATTGGTTATGGTCGCTTCCAAACGCGCAAGACAAATAGCAGTTCGTGGTGATCAGCCTATGGTTGAGTGGGAAAATGATAAGCCAACGGTGGTTGCTTTACGTGAAATTGCTGAAGGGTTTGTAACTGCAGATATTTTAGACAAAGAATAA
- the gmk gene encoding guanylate kinase, which yields MVGNDSGNLYIVAAPSGGGKTSLVRKLIDNLDRIEVSISHTTRAMRPGEKDGSDYFFVKKEEFIDMVNDNAFIEHARVFNHLYGTSAAQITERLMYGIDVVLDIDWQGAEQIRHSFPNAISIFIIPPSLEELKLRLMNRRQDNDEVISERMKKAQDELSHYPEFDYLIVNDDFDHAASELEAIVVGNRLRMDRQVNKQAKLLSFLLSSQ from the coding sequence ATGGTTGGTAATGATTCTGGAAATCTATATATTGTAGCTGCACCTTCTGGAGGGGGCAAAACAAGCTTGGTGCGGAAACTCATCGATAACCTCGATCGCATTGAAGTTTCTATTTCTCATACAACACGAGCGATGAGGCCAGGAGAAAAAGACGGTAGTGATTATTTCTTTGTTAAAAAAGAAGAATTTATAGACATGGTCAATGATAATGCTTTTATTGAACATGCCAGGGTTTTCAACCACTTATATGGAACATCTGCTGCTCAAATTACTGAGCGGTTGATGTACGGAATTGATGTGGTACTGGATATTGATTGGCAAGGAGCAGAACAAATCAGACATTCGTTTCCTAATGCCATCAGCATTTTTATTATCCCCCCTTCATTGGAGGAATTAAAGTTGCGCTTGATGAATCGGCGTCAGGATAATGATGAGGTAATCAGTGAGAGAATGAAAAAAGCACAGGATGAACTAAGTCATTATCCTGAGTTTGATTACTTAATTGTGAATGATGATTTTGATCATGCAGCCTCAGAACTAGAGGCTATAGTGGTTGGAAATCGGCTGCGAATGGATAGGCAGGTAAATAAACAAGCAAAATTGCTTTCATTCCTGCTTTCATCGCAGTAA
- a CDS encoding YicC/YloC family endoribonuclease yields the protein MIHSMTAFARSQKQVDAGHLCWEIRSVNHRYLDVSFRLPESFRFIETHLRGSLRDKISRGKLECQLKYQDTSCNNQSMLINIGMVNALVELSSKLAASHHLANDLSVSHVLSWPGVVQPNQLDMEELGKQALYLFQDAVEQLSHTRLTEGQSLKVHVKGRLQALGQEVERSRSLVASLANQTRDKLLTRLYAVQLEVPEPRVEQEIAMILARLDVSEELDRLHTHIKEVSRTLECDKIAGRRLDFLMQELNREANTLSSKSDSIELTQSAVEMKVLIEQMREQIQNIE from the coding sequence ATGATTCATAGTATGACAGCTTTTGCTCGATCTCAAAAACAGGTTGATGCAGGTCATCTTTGCTGGGAAATCAGGTCTGTTAATCATCGTTATTTAGATGTTTCATTTCGTTTGCCTGAGTCTTTTCGCTTTATTGAAACTCATCTGCGTGGTTCATTACGAGATAAAATAAGCAGAGGAAAACTTGAGTGCCAGCTCAAATATCAAGACACAAGTTGCAATAATCAGTCTATGCTTATAAATATAGGTATGGTAAATGCATTAGTAGAATTAAGCAGTAAATTAGCTGCCTCACATCACTTGGCTAACGATTTAAGTGTAAGTCACGTACTTTCCTGGCCTGGTGTAGTGCAGCCAAACCAGTTGGATATGGAGGAATTGGGCAAACAGGCCCTGTATTTGTTTCAAGATGCTGTGGAACAATTGAGCCACACCAGATTGACTGAAGGTCAATCTTTAAAGGTGCATGTGAAAGGACGTTTGCAAGCATTAGGTCAAGAAGTGGAGCGTTCCAGGTCTTTAGTAGCTTCACTGGCAAATCAGACCAGGGATAAATTGCTTACTCGTCTTTATGCTGTGCAACTGGAAGTTCCCGAGCCACGGGTAGAGCAAGAAATTGCTATGATATTGGCGCGGCTTGATGTGAGTGAAGAGCTTGACAGATTACACACGCATATTAAAGAAGTTAGCCGTACTCTTGAATGCGATAAAATTGCGGGCAGAAGACTGGATTTTTTGATGCAGGAATTAAACAGGGAAGCGAATACATTAAGTTCAAAGTCAGATTCGATTGAATTAACGCAAAGTGCTGTTGAAATGAAAGTTCTAATCGAACAAATGCGTGAACAAATACAAAATATTGAGTGA
- the rph gene encoding ribonuclease PH, translating into MRPSNREANQLRPIKITRNYTNYAEGSVLVEFGQTKVLCNASIIEGVPRFIKGKSQGWVTAEYGMLPRATHSRSDREASRGKQGGRTLEIQRLIGRSLRTCVDLKTIGEHTITLDCDVIQADGGTRTAAITGACVAMKDAISWMVQREKIRKMPSFNYIAAVSVGVYRGQAVLDLDYAEDVLAETDMNVVMNEEGHFIEVQGTAEDRSFSREQLNSMLSLAEIGIPQLIELQKIPE; encoded by the coding sequence ATGCGCCCAAGTAACCGTGAAGCCAACCAACTTCGGCCGATTAAAATAACACGTAATTATACTAATTACGCTGAAGGTTCTGTTTTAGTCGAGTTTGGACAAACAAAAGTACTTTGCAATGCTTCCATTATAGAAGGTGTTCCTCGTTTTATTAAAGGTAAAAGTCAGGGGTGGGTTACGGCAGAATACGGGATGCTTCCCCGAGCAACTCATAGTCGTAGCGATAGAGAAGCTAGTAGAGGCAAGCAAGGAGGTAGAACACTGGAGATTCAACGCCTTATTGGCCGCTCTTTGAGAACTTGTGTTGATTTGAAGACGATTGGGGAACATACCATAACCCTGGATTGCGATGTAATCCAAGCGGATGGCGGGACAAGAACAGCAGCAATCACCGGGGCTTGTGTCGCAATGAAAGATGCTATTAGTTGGATGGTACAACGGGAAAAAATTCGCAAAATGCCCTCTTTTAATTACATTGCAGCTGTATCAGTAGGCGTCTATAGAGGGCAAGCTGTACTTGATTTGGATTATGCGGAAGACGTACTGGCTGAAACAGATATGAATGTTGTCATGAACGAAGAAGGGCATTTCATTGAGGTACAAGGAACTGCTGAAGACAGAAGTTTTAGCCGTGAACAACTAAACAGCATGCTTTCTCTTGCAGAAATTGGCATTCCTCAGTTAATTGAATTACAAAAAATACCTGAATAA
- a CDS encoding type IV pilus twitching motility protein PilT, translating to MDIAELLAFSVKNKSSDLHISAGLPPMIRVDGDLRKINLPDLEHKDVLKIIYDIMNDRQRNEFEEFLETDFSFEITNLARFRVNAFNQSRGAAAVFRTIPSTILSMEDLNLPPIFKEMASFSRGLVLVTGPTGSGKSTTLAAIIDYINSSRYEHILTVEDPIEFVHQSKKCLVNQREVHKDTLSFNAALRSALREDPDIILVGELRDLETIRLAMTAAETGHLVFGTLHTNSATKTINRIIDVFPAEEKSMVRSMLSESLQAVIAQSLLKKTNGGRVAALEIMLCTGAIRNLIREDKVAQMYSSIQTGQAKGMQTLDQHLTELVNKNIISRHIAKEAAINKTLF from the coding sequence ATGGACATAGCAGAGTTACTGGCTTTTTCTGTTAAAAATAAATCTTCAGATTTACATATATCCGCCGGATTGCCTCCGATGATTCGCGTGGATGGGGATTTGCGTAAAATCAATTTACCTGATTTAGAACATAAAGATGTGTTAAAAATTATCTATGACATCATGAATGACAGGCAACGAAATGAGTTTGAAGAGTTTTTAGAAACTGATTTTTCTTTTGAAATTACTAATCTGGCCCGTTTCAGGGTTAATGCGTTCAATCAATCACGCGGTGCTGCCGCTGTTTTTCGAACAATTCCATCGACCATTTTAAGTATGGAAGATTTAAATTTACCGCCTATTTTTAAAGAAATGGCTAGTTTCTCCAGAGGGTTAGTTTTGGTCACTGGTCCTACCGGATCAGGAAAAAGTACGACTCTTGCTGCTATTATAGATTATATAAATTCCTCGCGCTATGAGCACATCCTGACAGTTGAAGATCCTATAGAGTTTGTTCATCAAAGTAAAAAATGTCTGGTAAACCAACGTGAAGTACACAAAGATACGTTAAGTTTTAATGCCGCCTTGCGTTCAGCCTTACGTGAAGATCCGGATATTATTCTGGTAGGTGAATTGCGTGATCTGGAAACGATTCGTTTGGCAATGACGGCTGCCGAAACAGGACATTTGGTATTTGGAACCTTACATACAAACTCTGCCACTAAAACAATAAACCGAATAATTGACGTATTTCCGGCTGAAGAAAAATCAATGGTTCGTTCCATGCTGTCTGAGTCATTACAAGCGGTTATAGCGCAAAGTTTATTGAAAAAAACTAATGGAGGACGAGTCGCTGCTCTCGAGATCATGTTGTGTACTGGAGCCATTCGGAATCTTATTCGAGAGGATAAAGTCGCACAAATGTATTCTTCTATCCAAACTGGTCAAGCTAAAGGCATGCAAACTTTAGATCAGCACCTAACCGAATTGGTGAATAAAAATATTATTTCCCGTCATATTGCCAAGGAAGCAGCTATTAATAAAACTTTATTCTAG
- a CDS encoding YggS family pyridoxal phosphate-dependent enzyme: MSLEQNLNQVRLLVAQAEKLNDRELGSVLLLAVSKKQSIEMITKAFHLGVTNFGENYYQEALNKINALSHLPISWHFIGPIQSNKTKGIASHFSWVHSLNRIIIARLLNEYRPLTLPPINVCLQVNLVAEETKSGMLPEQARELALLVSQLPHLKLRGLMTIPPPLKNPEEQYQLLFQLNQLMHSINQESGLKMDTLSMGMSDDLIPAIKAGSTIVRIGRAIFGER, translated from the coding sequence ATGAGTCTTGAGCAAAATTTAAATCAAGTAAGGCTGTTGGTTGCACAGGCTGAGAAATTAAACGACAGAGAACTGGGTAGTGTTCTTTTATTGGCAGTCAGTAAAAAACAAAGTATTGAAATGATTACTAAAGCGTTTCACCTGGGTGTAACTAATTTTGGTGAAAATTATTATCAAGAAGCATTAAATAAAATAAATGCATTAAGCCATTTACCCATTAGCTGGCACTTCATAGGCCCGATTCAAAGCAACAAAACCAAGGGAATTGCTAGCCATTTCAGTTGGGTTCACAGCCTTAACCGCATTATAATTGCCAGGCTACTTAATGAATACAGACCATTAACTCTGCCTCCAATTAACGTATGTTTGCAAGTCAATCTAGTTGCCGAAGAAACCAAATCGGGAATGCTCCCCGAACAAGCACGTGAATTAGCTCTGCTGGTCAGTCAATTACCCCATCTCAAACTTAGAGGTCTTATGACCATCCCTCCTCCCCTAAAGAATCCCGAAGAACAATATCAATTATTGTTTCAACTCAATCAATTGATGCATTCCATTAATCAGGAATCAGGATTAAAAATGGATACTTTATCCATGGGGATGAGCGATGATTTAATTCCTGCAATTAAGGCGGGATCTACTATTGTTCGCATTGGTCGAGCAATTTTTGGCGAAAGATAA
- the proC gene encoding pyrroline-5-carboxylate reductase — MNISFLGYGNMAKAIARGLSQQGCHSLSAAAPSLGIGTNKDQIQTHFDNKQIIKDAEIIVLAVKPMKMSLVLNEITPFLSPDCLLISVAAGLSLSWFAEHGSVNQPLIRTMPNTPASVGLAATPMIANPFTSSEQKRQADFIFSTIGITAWVENEEDMDTFTALSGSGPAYVFSFLEAMVEAAVALGLNESVAKKFALQTFNGALKLAQNDNLSLNQLRTKVTSPGGTTAAALSIMHKQLNTLTLAAMSAAKQRAHELGTVK; from the coding sequence ATGAATATTAGTTTTCTAGGTTATGGAAATATGGCAAAAGCCATTGCCCGTGGGTTAAGTCAACAAGGTTGCCACTCCTTGTCTGCGGCTGCACCATCTTTAGGTATAGGTACTAACAAAGATCAGATTCAAACTCATTTTGATAATAAACAAATCATTAAAGATGCGGAAATTATCGTTTTAGCAGTAAAACCAATGAAAATGAGCCTGGTTCTTAATGAAATTACGCCATTTCTTTCCCCCGATTGTCTTCTTATTTCTGTTGCTGCAGGCTTGAGTCTGTCCTGGTTCGCTGAGCATGGTAGCGTAAATCAACCTCTTATCCGCACTATGCCTAACACGCCCGCATCTGTTGGATTAGCAGCAACACCCATGATAGCTAATCCATTTACAAGTTCTGAACAGAAACGACAGGCCGATTTTATTTTTTCCACAATCGGGATAACTGCTTGGGTAGAAAATGAAGAAGACATGGATACCTTTACCGCACTTTCAGGAAGTGGGCCTGCTTATGTTTTTTCATTTTTAGAGGCTATGGTGGAGGCAGCAGTTGCCCTGGGTTTAAATGAGTCTGTCGCCAAAAAATTTGCATTGCAAACCTTTAATGGAGCACTAAAATTAGCCCAAAACGATAATTTAAGTTTAAACCAGTTAAGAACAAAGGTAACATCACCAGGAGGGACCACAGCAGCAGCACTTAGTATCATGCATAAACAACTAAATACCTTAACTCTTGCAGCAATGAGCGCCGCAAAACAACGTGCGCATGAATTAGGAACAGTAAAATAA
- a CDS encoding YggT family protein, protein MSGFTAVGFFIFSLFFGLIIFSLWVRIALRYLRISALTQFSQLISTITDPLVKPFNIILKQKYKPGQKYDWVAFGVLILVEIVKIICLSLLLFHAIIPVPFLLLYVLADLIIQPCNLLFYAILIRVIMSYVNPRWQHPIADFLRLLTEPLLILGRKIIPDISGFDFSPIIMIIILKIITLFISASLPWSLL, encoded by the coding sequence ATGTCTGGTTTTACAGCAGTAGGATTTTTTATATTTTCTTTATTTTTTGGACTTATCATTTTCAGTTTATGGGTTCGTATTGCATTGCGTTACTTACGCATCAGCGCACTCACTCAATTCAGCCAACTTATTTCTACCATCACAGATCCTTTAGTAAAACCTTTTAATATAATTCTAAAACAAAAATATAAACCAGGACAAAAATATGATTGGGTGGCTTTTGGGGTTTTAATCCTGGTTGAAATTGTTAAAATAATCTGTCTCAGTCTGCTGTTGTTCCATGCCATCATACCGGTGCCCTTTTTACTGCTTTATGTGCTTGCTGATTTAATTATTCAGCCATGTAATCTGTTGTTCTACGCTATTCTAATTCGGGTGATTATGAGCTACGTCAATCCCAGGTGGCAACATCCAATAGCAGATTTCTTGCGTTTATTGACTGAACCTTTACTAATCTTGGGCAGAAAAATTATTCCTGATATTTCAGGTTTCGATTTTTCACCAATTATTATGATAATCATTTTAAAAATAATCACCCTGTTTATTAGTGCATCCTTGCCCTGGAGTCTGTTATAG